From the genome of Rhodobacteraceae bacterium Araon29, one region includes:
- the iolE gene encoding myo-inosose-2 dehydratase, with protein sequence MKAKLGIAPIAWWNDDLEELSDDVSLDECLRQASVAGYTGMETGRRFPMDPAVLGPVLLQYGISVCGGWFSGELLTGDLEREKDRISAQMALFKAMGAPCIVYGETAGTIQGDRVAPLSTKLKLDAAQTRSYGHKMTAFAEWCAEQGMPLSYHHHMAAAIETEAELDVLMANSGAALPLLFDAGHMAFAGGDVLRVIDKHHARINHVHTKDIRGDVIAGLDRSTASFLDAVIAGAFTVPGDGTLDFEAIVKRLASYGYEGWFVVEAEQDPVANPPLAMAKTGHQELLRVMQAAGYEVAS encoded by the coding sequence ATGAAAGCAAAACTGGGCATTGCACCGATCGCGTGGTGGAACGACGATCTAGAAGAGCTCAGCGATGATGTCTCGCTCGACGAATGTCTGCGCCAAGCCAGCGTGGCAGGCTATACCGGCATGGAAACCGGACGCCGCTTTCCGATGGATCCGGCGGTGCTGGGCCCAGTATTGTTGCAATACGGCATATCGGTCTGCGGGGGCTGGTTTTCCGGTGAATTGCTGACCGGCGATCTGGAACGGGAAAAAGACCGCATCAGCGCACAGATGGCGCTGTTTAAAGCGATGGGCGCGCCCTGCATTGTTTACGGCGAAACTGCTGGCACCATTCAGGGCGACCGCGTAGCGCCGCTTTCCACCAAACTTAAACTGGACGCCGCGCAAACCCGCAGCTACGGGCATAAAATGACCGCATTTGCCGAATGGTGCGCCGAGCAAGGCATGCCGCTAAGCTATCATCACCATATGGCTGCCGCAATAGAAACCGAGGCCGAGCTGGATGTCCTGATGGCCAACTCGGGCGCGGCCCTGCCGCTTTTGTTTGATGCAGGTCACATGGCCTTTGCCGGCGGCGATGTGCTGCGGGTGATCGACAAACATCACGCCCGCATCAACCATGTGCATACCAAAGATATCCGCGGCGACGTGATCGCAGGGCTTGATCGCAGTACCGCCAGCTTTCTTGATGCGGTGATTGCCGGTGCCTTTACCGTTCCCGGGGATGGCACATTGGATTTTGAAGCCATCGTCAAACGGCTGGCCAGCTATGGCTATGAAGGCTGGTTCGTGGTGGAAGCCGAACAGGATCCGGTGGCCAATCCTCCGCTTGCGATGGCCAAAACCGGCCATCAGGAATTGCTGCGGGTGATGCAGGCCGCCGGCTATGAGGTTGCATCCTAA
- the iolD gene encoding 3D-(3,5/4)-trihydroxycyclohexane-1,2-dione acylhydrolase (decyclizing), with translation MAKGFVRLTMAQALVRYLCNQFTEIDGERVPLFAGVFGIFGHGNVTCLAEALEAVQDTLPTWRGQNEQSMALAAIGYAKAKRRRQLMIATSSVGPGATNMVTAAGVAHSNRLPVLLISGDTFSNRRPDPVLQQVEHFNNPTLTVNESFKAVTRYWDRITHPEQIVSSLPQAIAAMLDPADCGPAFIGLCQDTQEIAFDYPEAFFEPTVHRIPRPRPDLQQLAKAIAALKAAKRPLIISGGGVRYSFAETILGDFAKTRGIPLCETIAGKGAVVHEHPAYVGGIGVTGSSSANAMAAEADVILSIGTRLQDFTTGSWSSFQPDAQFISINAARFDATKHRAISVVGDARESLRELEAALGDWTAPSSWMAKGRDEMAKWNAQLDELQAPSNAHVPSYAQVIKVIQDNAKTNDLVITAAGGPPGEVNKGWRVKAPNTVDTEFGFSCMGYEIPAGWGAAMADDSRTPIVIVGDGTYMMMNSDIYSTVLTGHKIIVIVPDNGGFAIINRLQNFKGGASFNNLIKDCRVKEPFSVDFAKHAESMGAYGRRVETLGELDEAMKWAQENDKTTVLTIPSDAYEWTPGDAPWDVGVPEVSARQEVRDARADHDAIRKQQRIGV, from the coding sequence ATGGCCAAAGGCTTTGTTCGATTGACAATGGCGCAAGCATTGGTGCGCTATCTTTGCAACCAGTTTACCGAAATTGACGGCGAGCGGGTTCCGCTTTTTGCCGGCGTCTTTGGTATTTTCGGGCATGGCAATGTGACATGCCTTGCCGAAGCTTTGGAAGCGGTTCAAGACACCCTGCCAACTTGGCGCGGCCAGAATGAGCAATCCATGGCTTTGGCCGCCATTGGTTATGCCAAGGCCAAGCGGCGGCGGCAATTGATGATTGCCACCTCATCGGTTGGCCCCGGGGCCACCAATATGGTCACCGCCGCAGGCGTGGCCCATTCCAACCGCCTTCCGGTGCTGCTGATCTCGGGTGATACATTTTCCAACCGCCGCCCCGATCCGGTGCTGCAGCAGGTCGAGCATTTCAACAACCCGACCCTGACGGTAAATGAAAGTTTTAAGGCCGTGACCCGGTATTGGGACCGGATTACCCATCCCGAACAGATTGTTTCATCGCTGCCGCAAGCCATTGCCGCAATGCTTGATCCCGCCGATTGCGGACCGGCCTTTATTGGGCTGTGTCAGGACACGCAGGAAATTGCCTTTGATTATCCCGAAGCGTTTTTTGAACCCACGGTGCACCGTATCCCGCGCCCGCGCCCCGATCTGCAGCAACTGGCCAAAGCCATCGCCGCGCTGAAAGCTGCCAAACGGCCGCTGATCATTTCCGGCGGCGGCGTGCGCTATTCTTTTGCCGAAACCATACTGGGCGATTTTGCCAAAACCCGCGGCATTCCGCTGTGTGAAACTATCGCTGGCAAAGGCGCCGTGGTGCATGAGCACCCCGCTTATGTGGGCGGCATTGGCGTGACCGGATCATCCTCGGCCAATGCCATGGCCGCCGAGGCGGATGTGATTTTATCCATCGGCACCAGATTGCAGGATTTCACCACCGGCTCATGGAGCAGCTTTCAGCCCGATGCGCAGTTTATTTCCATCAATGCAGCACGCTTTGATGCCACCAAGCACCGCGCCATTTCGGTGGTGGGCGATGCACGCGAAAGCCTGCGCGAGCTTGAGGCGGCCTTGGGCGATTGGACAGCGCCAAGCAGCTGGATGGCCAAGGGGCGCGATGAGATGGCCAAATGGAACGCGCAGCTTGATGAGCTGCAAGCGCCAAGCAATGCCCATGTGCCGTCTTATGCGCAGGTTATCAAAGTCATTCAAGACAATGCCAAAACCAATGATCTGGTGATCACCGCAGCAGGCGGCCCCCCGGGTGAGGTCAACAAAGGCTGGCGCGTCAAAGCCCCCAACACAGTGGATACAGAATTTGGCTTTTCCTGCATGGGCTATGAGATCCCCGCCGGCTGGGGCGCCGCCATGGCCGATGACAGCCGCACCCCGATCGTCATTGTTGGGGACGGCACTTATATGATGATGAATTCGGATATCTATTCCACCGTGCTGACCGGCCATAAAATCATTGTCATCGTGCCCGATAATGGCGGCTTTGCGATCATCAACCGGCTGCAAAATTTCAAAGGCGGGGCGTCGTTTAACAATCTGATCAAAGATTGCCGTGTAAAAGAACCTTTTTCTGTGGATTTCGCAAAACATGCCGAATCCATGGGCGCTTATGGGCGCCGTGTAGAAACCCTTGGCGAATTGGACGAAGCGATGAAATGGGCGCAGGAGAATGACAAAACAACGGTTTTAACCATTCCGTCCGATGCCTATGAATGGACCCCGGGTGATGCGCCATGGGATGTGGGCGTGCCCGAGGTCAGCGCGCGCCAAGAGGTGCGCGATGCACGCGCCGATCATGACGCGATCCGCAAACAGCAGCGCATTGGGGTGTAG
- a CDS encoding 2,4-dihydroxyhept-2-ene-1,7-dioic acid aldolase, whose protein sequence is MIPNKLKTKWQNGAPTVNGWLSIGNAFTAEIMAEQGFDSLTIDLQHGFLDYSDAKPMLQALRASGVTPLARVPWLDPGIIMKMLDGGAYGIICPMVNRSEQAAQLVEAMRYPPLGSRSFGPTRANISSGGNYASEANETVLAIAMIETAEAVENVDAICQTPGLDGIYIGPADLTLGVSKGALPPGFDRTEPEIVAVIKKILAAAKAAGIRAGLHCGTPEYAAKAVGWGFDMVTMSGDVAFLSGAAASNVGAVRSLLGQSTEPEEPNSSGGY, encoded by the coding sequence ATGATACCAAATAAATTAAAAACCAAATGGCAAAACGGCGCACCGACAGTGAACGGATGGCTTTCCATTGGCAACGCCTTTACCGCCGAGATTATGGCCGAGCAGGGCTTTGACAGCCTAACCATTGATTTGCAGCACGGGTTTTTAGACTACAGTGATGCCAAACCCATGCTACAAGCACTGCGGGCAAGCGGCGTCACGCCTTTGGCGCGCGTGCCCTGGCTGGACCCCGGCATTATCATGAAAATGCTCGATGGCGGCGCTTATGGGATCATATGCCCGATGGTCAACCGCTCTGAGCAAGCGGCACAACTGGTCGAGGCCATGCGCTATCCGCCATTGGGCAGCCGCAGTTTTGGCCCGACACGGGCCAATATCTCAAGCGGTGGAAACTATGCCAGTGAGGCCAATGAGACGGTTCTGGCTATTGCCATGATCGAAACCGCTGAAGCGGTAGAAAATGTCGATGCGATTTGCCAAACGCCGGGGCTTGATGGCATTTATATTGGTCCGGCGGATTTAACGCTTGGGGTGAGCAAGGGCGCCTTGCCACCGGGCTTTGACCGCACCGAACCCGAGATAGTCGCGGTGATCAAAAAAATCCTTGCCGCTGCGAAAGCCGCAGGTATTCGCGCAGGGCTGCATTGCGGCACGCCAGAATATGCCGCCAAGGCCGTTGGCTGGGGCTTTGATATGGTGACCATGTCTGGCGATGTGGCCTTTCTGTCCGGTGCGGCCGCCAGTAATGTAGGCGCAGTGCGATCCCTGCTTGGTCAGTCCACCGAACCCGAAGAGCCAAATAGCAGCGGGGGCTATTGA
- a CDS encoding 3-phosphoglycerate dehydrogenase: MPHIVVAGKLHEAGLALLDQAAGVSYDYVPDADPSAYLASLPRAEGLVLRTQPLRDVDIAAAPQLRIVSRHGVGYDAVDTAALAAREIPLAIVGDVNSRTVAEHTMMLLLAASRRLVKSAVALRSGDWAHRNAFEPQEVDGKTLLIIGYGRIGRRLAELASAFGMRVLAYDPFVPEGGFDGAQRVADLAEGLPKADCVSLHMPNSDAPVLGADALDLLPSHAVIVNTARGGLIDEAALLERLQQGRIGAVGLDVLADEPPGLDHPFLGLDKAIVTPHSAGLTEECAARMARVSVQNVLDYFAGQLDPALCVNLVK; encoded by the coding sequence ATGCCCCATATCGTTGTGGCCGGCAAATTACATGAGGCCGGTCTTGCGCTACTGGATCAGGCCGCAGGGGTCAGCTATGACTATGTGCCCGATGCAGATCCAAGTGCTTATCTGGCATCATTGCCGCGTGCCGAAGGCTTGGTGCTGCGCACCCAGCCTTTGCGCGATGTTGATATTGCCGCCGCGCCCCAGCTGCGCATCGTATCGCGTCACGGCGTGGGCTATGACGCAGTGGATACCGCAGCTTTGGCCGCGCGCGAGATACCACTGGCCATTGTCGGGGATGTCAATTCACGCACTGTGGCCGAACACACAATGATGCTGCTTTTGGCTGCATCGAGGCGGCTGGTGAAATCTGCGGTTGCCCTGCGTTCTGGTGACTGGGCCCACCGAAATGCCTTTGAGCCGCAAGAGGTCGACGGCAAAACTCTGCTGATTATCGGCTATGGACGCATTGGCCGCCGGCTTGCAGAACTGGCCAGCGCTTTCGGTATGCGGGTTCTGGCCTATGATCCATTTGTGCCAGAGGGCGGGTTTGACGGCGCGCAGCGGGTTGCGGATTTGGCCGAAGGCCTGCCGAAAGCGGATTGCGTTTCGCTACATATGCCAAATTCAGACGCGCCGGTTCTGGGCGCCGATGCGCTTGATCTGCTGCCCAGCCATGCGGTGATTGTAAACACGGCCCGCGGCGGCCTGATCGATGAAGCCGCGCTGTTAGAGCGTTTGCAACAGGGCCGCATCGGCGCGGTCGGGCTTGATGTTCTAGCCGATGAACCGCCGGGGCTTGACCATCCGTTTTTAGGCTTGGATAAGGCCATTGTTACCCCACATTCAGCCGGTCTGACCGAAGAATGTGCAGCCCGCATGGCGCGGGTGTCGGTGCAAAATGTGCTTGATTACTTCGCGGGCCAACTGGATCCGGCGTTATGTGTGAACTTGGTAAAGTAA
- a CDS encoding gfo/Idh/MocA family oxidoreductase, protein MGKAHVYGFATAEKVFDLPVRFEMDLMADANLPLAEAARQAFGFARATANWRDLIDDPDIEVVDITAPNALHKEMALAAIAAGKHVYCEKPLAPLAKDALEMTEAAEAAGVKTQVGFNYLMNPMLALAQQMIAEGELGEIYSYRGVHAEDYMADPEAPYSFRHDPAGGGALADIGSHALATAEFLLGPIASVFGHSQTLIPTRRDSAGNLRGITVDDTTQSIVKFASGVSGSIEANWCASGRTMQHDFEVYGSKGALHFSQERFNELHFFSALDAKGRRGFRRIEAGPDHFPYGEFCVAPGHQIGFNDLKAIEIAGFAKAIAGEAPEPFNFRAGWRIQSLVEAIQTSSAERQWINTEPAV, encoded by the coding sequence ATGGGCAAGGCGCATGTCTATGGCTTTGCCACCGCCGAAAAAGTGTTTGACCTGCCAGTCCGCTTTGAAATGGATTTGATGGCGGATGCAAACTTGCCTCTGGCCGAAGCGGCGCGGCAGGCGTTTGGATTTGCCCGTGCCACTGCAAACTGGCGTGACCTGATTGATGATCCTGATATCGAGGTGGTGGATATCACCGCGCCCAATGCTTTACACAAAGAAATGGCACTGGCAGCGATTGCTGCCGGAAAGCATGTCTATTGCGAAAAACCGCTTGCGCCTTTGGCTAAGGATGCGCTGGAAATGACCGAAGCTGCCGAAGCCGCAGGGGTCAAAACACAGGTGGGTTTTAATTACCTGATGAACCCGATGCTGGCACTGGCGCAGCAGATGATTGCCGAGGGCGAGCTTGGTGAAATCTATTCCTACCGCGGGGTGCATGCAGAAGATTACATGGCTGATCCCGAGGCGCCTTATAGTTTTCGTCATGATCCGGCAGGCGGCGGCGCGCTGGCGGATATTGGCAGCCATGCGCTGGCCACGGCCGAGTTTTTGCTTGGCCCGATTGCATCGGTGTTTGGCCATAGCCAGACCCTGATCCCCACGCGGCGCGACAGCGCGGGAAACCTGCGCGGTATAACTGTGGATGATACCACCCAGAGCATCGTGAAATTTGCCAGTGGTGTCAGCGGCAGCATTGAGGCCAACTGGTGCGCAAGCGGCCGCACCATGCAGCATGACTTTGAGGTCTATGGCTCAAAAGGAGCGCTGCATTTCTCCCAAGAGCGCTTTAACGAGCTGCATTTTTTCAGCGCCTTGGATGCCAAAGGCCGGCGCGGGTTTCGCCGGATCGAAGCCGGGCCGGATCACTTCCCCTATGGTGAGTTCTGTGTCGCGCCGGGGCATCAGATCGGCTTTAACGATCTGAAGGCGATTGAAATTGCCGGCTTTGCCAAAGCCATCGCCGGTGAGGCGCCCGAGCCCTTTAATTTTCGCGCCGGGTGGCGCATTCAAAGCCTCGTTGAGGCAATACAAACCTCATCTGCTGAAAGGCAATGGATTAACACGGAGCCAGCGGTATGA
- the iolB gene encoding 5-deoxy-glucuronate isomerase: MSDLHLSPKGDYGKLYDITPASAGWSYVGFGLYRLKPGDQVAEHTAETEVILVLVEGKAEITAGRQSFGEMGARMSVFEKTPPHALYVPGRTDWSAQATTDCVLAVCAAPDIGDYPVTRLGPEGIESMQRGQGANTRYINNIAMEGRDVASSLLVTEVFTPQGNWSSYPSHRHDVDDYPNITYLEETYYHRLNPSQGFGVQRVYTEDGSLDETMAVKDGDVVLVPKGHHPCGTPYGYEMYYLNVMAGPLRKWRFVNDPDHDWIYQRDLR, translated from the coding sequence ATGAGCGATCTTCATCTCTCCCCAAAGGGGGATTATGGCAAGCTTTATGATATTACGCCTGCCTCGGCCGGTTGGTCCTATGTGGGCTTTGGCCTTTACCGTCTGAAACCCGGCGATCAGGTGGCCGAGCATACTGCTGAAACCGAAGTGATTTTGGTGCTGGTGGAAGGCAAAGCAGAGATCACCGCAGGCAGGCAGAGCTTTGGCGAAATGGGCGCGCGCATGTCGGTGTTTGAAAAAACCCCGCCCCATGCGCTTTATGTACCCGGCCGCACCGACTGGTCGGCGCAGGCCACCACCGATTGCGTTCTTGCGGTCTGCGCTGCGCCCGATATCGGCGATTATCCGGTGACGCGGCTTGGCCCTGAGGGCATCGAAAGCATGCAGCGCGGCCAAGGCGCTAATACGCGTTATATTAATAACATTGCCATGGAAGGCCGTGATGTGGCCAGCAGCCTGTTGGTGACCGAGGTGTTTACCCCGCAGGGCAACTGGTCGTCTTATCCTTCGCATCGCCATGACGTGGATGACTATCCCAATATCACCTATCTTGAGGAAACCTATTACCACCGGCTCAACCCGTCGCAGGGGTTTGGGGTGCAAAGGGTCTATACCGAAGATGGCAGTTTGGATGAAACCATGGCCGTCAAAGACGGCGATGTGGTTTTGGTGCCCAAAGGCCATCACCCGTGCGGTACGCCCTATGGCTATGAGATGTATTACCTTAATGTAATGGCCGGACCGCTGCGCAAATGGCGGTTTGTCAATGATCCGGATCATGATTGGATTTACCAGCGCGATCTGCGCTGA
- a CDS encoding oxidoreductase, which yields MPVEPLRSYFAGQRRLRLGLVGGGTGLIGEVHANGARLSDRWDVVAGALSSNPERAKTSAARWQLAPERCYSDYRAMAAAEAQRDDGIDAVAIVTPNNLHAPVALAFMEQGIDIICEKPLTAALSEVAELQAAQQSSGVFFGLAYAYASHPMVRQAKAMVEAGDLGELRQVHVEYFQDWAIDLSGEDENMAWRLDSARSGPSFTVADIGTHAEHLACFVSGRKIEALRADFHVTGASKPMEDTAFMQLRMAGDVPGTLMVSQAMAGSQCGFRLRVCGSKATVEWCQETPEVLQYRAVGQPEQRITRGYGAGIYPQAERLVRMPRGHPEALSDAWANLYLECAAAIAARRSGTPLPEGLIAPPMLDEGVQGMKFTQAAVESNASGAWVTL from the coding sequence ATGCCCGTAGAACCGCTTCGATCTTATTTTGCCGGTCAGCGCCGATTGCGGCTTGGGCTTGTGGGCGGCGGCACTGGACTAATTGGCGAAGTGCACGCCAATGGCGCGCGGCTTTCTGATCGCTGGGATGTGGTGGCGGGGGCTTTGTCCTCAAATCCAGAGCGCGCCAAAACCAGCGCTGCGCGCTGGCAGCTGGCGCCCGAGCGCTGCTATAGCGATTATCGCGCCATGGCCGCAGCCGAAGCACAGCGCGATGACGGCATTGATGCGGTCGCGATTGTCACCCCCAATAATCTTCATGCGCCGGTTGCCTTGGCCTTTATGGAGCAGGGCATTGATATCATCTGTGAAAAACCGCTGACCGCCGCGCTATCCGAAGTGGCCGAGTTGCAAGCCGCGCAGCAGAGTTCCGGTGTATTTTTTGGGCTGGCCTATGCCTATGCCAGCCATCCGATGGTGCGGCAGGCCAAGGCGATGGTCGAGGCCGGCGATCTGGGCGAGTTGCGTCAGGTGCATGTGGAATATTTTCAGGATTGGGCCATAGACCTAAGCGGCGAGGATGAAAATATGGCTTGGCGCTTGGACAGTGCCCGTTCGGGCCCCAGCTTTACGGTGGCCGATATCGGCACCCACGCCGAACATCTAGCCTGTTTTGTCAGCGGCCGCAAAATCGAAGCCCTCAGGGCCGATTTTCATGTCACCGGCGCATCAAAGCCAATGGAAGACACTGCCTTTATGCAGCTGCGCATGGCCGGCGATGTGCCAGGCACGTTGATGGTCAGTCAGGCCATGGCTGGCAGCCAGTGCGGCTTTCGCCTTCGGGTCTGCGGCAGCAAGGCCACGGTGGAGTGGTGTCAGGAAACGCCTGAGGTTTTGCAATACCGCGCGGTCGGGCAGCCCGAACAGCGGATCACGCGCGGCTATGGCGCGGGGATATATCCGCAGGCTGAGCGCTTGGTGCGTATGCCGCGCGGCCACCCCGAGGCGCTGAGTGATGCTTGGGCCAATCTTTATCTTGAATGCGCCGCCGCTATTGCGGCCCGCCGCAGCGGCACGCCGCTGCCCGAAGGGCTGATCGCGCCGCCCATGCTTGACGAGGGCGTTCAGGGGATGAAGTTTACTCAGGCTGCCGTCGAATCCAATGCCTCAGGCGCTTGGGTCACGCTCTAG
- a CDS encoding glycine C-acetyltransferase, translating to MTASDIFKEDIYNRLEGLKAEGLYKSERVITSPQRAEITLQDGQEVINLCANNYLGLADDPAVIAAAHKALDRAGFGMASVRFICGTQADHKTLEQRIAAFFGKEDCILYPSCFDANAGLFETLLGPEDAIISDALNHASIIDGIRLSKGQRLRYANCDMDALEDCLRKAAGARHRLIATDGVFSMDGSLAKLDQICDLAKQYDAMVMIDECHATGFFGPTGRGTAEHFGVLERVDIITSTLGKALGGASGGFTVARAEVVDWLRQRSRPYLFSNSLAPVIAAASLEVFDLIENGADLRAQLWQNAAYFRAEMSALGYRLLPGEHAIIPVMLGDPKLAQQLAAGLHDEGVYVTAFSFPVVPKGTDRIRTQMNARLSRDQLDRAIGAFARVGRKLGIIA from the coding sequence ATGACGGCATCAGACATATTCAAAGAAGATATTTATAACCGGCTTGAGGGATTGAAAGCCGAAGGCCTTTATAAATCCGAGCGTGTGATTACCTCGCCGCAGAGGGCGGAAATTACACTGCAGGATGGGCAGGAGGTGATTAACCTTTGTGCCAATAACTATCTGGGACTGGCCGATGATCCGGCGGTGATTGCTGCCGCCCATAAAGCGCTCGACCGTGCTGGCTTCGGCATGGCCAGCGTGCGGTTTATCTGCGGCACCCAAGCCGATCACAAAACACTTGAGCAGCGTATTGCGGCATTTTTCGGCAAAGAGGACTGCATTTTATACCCCAGCTGTTTTGACGCCAACGCAGGGCTTTTTGAAACCCTGCTTGGGCCCGAGGATGCGATTATTTCCGATGCGCTTAACCATGCCAGTATTATTGATGGTATCCGGCTTAGCAAAGGCCAGCGGCTGCGCTATGCCAATTGCGATATGGACGCGCTTGAGGATTGTTTGCGCAAGGCTGCGGGTGCGCGCCACCGGCTGATTGCCACCGATGGGGTGTTTTCCATGGATGGCTCGCTGGCAAAACTGGATCAGATTTGCGATCTGGCCAAGCAATATGATGCCATGGTCATGATCGACGAATGCCACGCCACAGGCTTCTTTGGTCCCACAGGGCGCGGCACGGCAGAGCATTTTGGCGTTCTGGAGCGGGTTGATATTATCACCAGCACTCTGGGCAAAGCGCTGGGCGGGGCGTCGGGCGGTTTTACGGTTGCGCGCGCGGAAGTGGTGGATTGGCTGCGGCAAAGATCACGGCCCTATCTGTTTTCCAACAGCCTTGCGCCAGTGATTGCGGCAGCTTCGCTTGAAGTTTTTGATCTGATTGAAAACGGCGCAGATCTGCGCGCGCAGCTGTGGCAAAACGCGGCCTATTTCCGCGCTGAGATGTCCGCGCTTGGCTACCGGCTTTTGCCCGGCGAGCATGCGATTATTCCGGTGATGCTTGGCGATCCCAAACTGGCGCAGCAGCTGGCCGCCGGTCTGCATGATGAAGGCGTCTATGTGACCGCCTTTTCCTTTCCTGTTGTGCCCAAAGGCACCGACCGCATCCGCACCCAGATGAACGCGCGCCTGAGCCGCGATCAACTGGACCGCGCCATTGGCGCCTTTGCTCGTGTTGGCCGCAAACTGGGGATCATCGCATGA
- a CDS encoding L-threonine 3-dehydrogenase: protein MSNEMKALVKAAPEQGLWLQMVPVPEPGPNEVLIKVRKSAICGTDVHIWNWDEWSAKTVPVPMVVGHEFCGQIVDCGPGAQKYKIGTRVSAEGHVVCGVCRNCRAGRGQLCRNTEGIGVNRPGSFAEYVCLPEHNVVPIPDDIPDEIAALFDPLGNAVHTALSFDLVGEDVLVTGAGPIGIMGALVAQKVGARKVVITDINPYRLQLAKQMGVQYVVDVSKTSLRDVMGDIGMSEGFDVGLEMSGAAPAMRQMIERMNNGGKLALLGIAPTEFAVDWNTVIFNMLEIKGIYGREMFETWYKMIALVQSGLDISGLITHRISIEDYRDGFAAMTSGHSGKVVMDWGD from the coding sequence ATGAGCAATGAAATGAAAGCGCTGGTCAAAGCTGCCCCGGAACAGGGCCTTTGGCTGCAAATGGTGCCAGTGCCCGAACCGGGGCCCAATGAAGTGCTGATCAAAGTGCGTAAATCAGCGATTTGCGGCACCGATGTGCATATCTGGAACTGGGATGAATGGTCGGCCAAAACCGTGCCGGTGCCGATGGTGGTCGGACATGAGTTTTGCGGCCAGATCGTGGATTGTGGCCCCGGCGCGCAGAAATACAAGATCGGCACCCGCGTTTCTGCCGAAGGTCATGTGGTCTGCGGCGTCTGCCGCAACTGCCGCGCGGGGCGCGGTCAGCTGTGCCGCAATACCGAAGGCATAGGCGTCAACCGGCCGGGATCATTTGCCGAATATGTCTGTCTGCCCGAACATAATGTGGTGCCGATCCCGGACGATATTCCCGATGAGATTGCGGCGCTATTCGATCCCTTGGGCAATGCGGTGCACACCGCGCTTAGCTTTGATCTGGTGGGCGAGGATGTGCTGGTCACCGGCGCCGGACCGATCGGCATCATGGGCGCTTTGGTGGCGCAGAAAGTGGGCGCGCGAAAAGTGGTGATCACCGATATCAACCCCTACCGGCTACAACTGGCCAAGCAGATGGGGGTGCAATATGTGGTCGATGTGAGCAAAACATCCCTCCGCGATGTGATGGGCGATATCGGCATGAGCGAAGGCTTTGATGTCGGGCTTGAAATGTCCGGCGCTGCGCCTGCGATGCGGCAAATGATCGAGCGGATGAACAATGGCGGCAAGCTGGCCTTGCTGGGGATTGCGCCGACCGAATTTGCCGTGGATTGGAATACGGTTATTTTCAACATGCTTGAGATCAAGGGCATCTATGGGCGCGAGATGTTTGAAACCTGGTATAAAATGATCGCCTTGGTACAAAGCGGGCTTGATATTTCAGGCTTGATTACGCACCGAATTTCGATTGAAGATTACCGCGATGGCTTTGCGGCGATGACTTCGGGGCATTCGGGCAAAGTGGTGATGGACTGGGGCGATTGA